From Hippea alviniae EP5-r, one genomic window encodes:
- a CDS encoding OmpA family protein, translating into MKRFVLVVLILLTLSFYTKADELITGANKTFIPADKILFENNFSKCPVGEPPSNFDKVIGAGECVKYNNQIWLAPSTNSDFRVYKKLFLGRDEFSIEFDYLPYQKMDGAVGPKLIFRFLESRGSAWDKAKPPYDIQIAGYYNRCGFYLENIGKIGEIKNCFRKRVHVAIQVRRHQLRIYANGKRLISAPFNLTDNEQISGFEFMFVEDTNRYGELISNIKVGKYSKKEEKPSPEKVGISVEKTKEGTKLTIPEKVLFDFNKFFLKEKAKKALHVVAEFLKEQPNKKILIIGYTDNIGSDTYNLKLSLQRAQSVADYLIYVEGIDKNRIKIEGKGKSNPIAPNTTEEGRAKNRRVEIVILD; encoded by the coding sequence ATGAAACGATTTGTCTTGGTTGTATTGATTTTGCTCACACTCTCTTTTTATACAAAAGCAGATGAACTTATAACGGGAGCAAACAAAACCTTCATACCTGCAGATAAAATATTATTCGAAAACAATTTTTCTAAATGCCCTGTTGGAGAGCCACCTTCTAATTTTGATAAAGTCATAGGAGCAGGAGAGTGTGTAAAATACAACAATCAGATATGGTTAGCACCATCGACAAATAGCGATTTCAGGGTATATAAAAAACTTTTCTTGGGAAGAGACGAGTTCTCAATAGAGTTCGACTACTTACCCTATCAGAAAATGGATGGTGCAGTTGGGCCAAAACTCATCTTTAGATTTTTAGAAAGCAGAGGTTCAGCCTGGGATAAAGCAAAACCACCTTATGATATCCAGATAGCAGGCTACTACAACAGATGCGGATTTTACCTTGAAAACATAGGCAAAATAGGAGAGATAAAAAACTGCTTTAGAAAAAGAGTTCATGTCGCTATTCAAGTTAGAAGACATCAGTTAAGAATATACGCCAATGGAAAAAGACTTATATCCGCTCCATTTAATTTAACAGACAACGAGCAAATAAGCGGGTTTGAGTTTATGTTTGTTGAAGATACAAACAGATACGGCGAATTGATAAGCAACATAAAAGTCGGCAAATACTCAAAAAAGGAAGAGAAACCATCGCCAGAAAAAGTAGGGATAAGCGTTGAAAAAACAAAAGAAGGCACAAAGCTGACTATACCAGAAAAGGTTTTATTTGATTTCAATAAGTTTTTCCTAAAAGAAAAAGCCAAAAAAGCCCTACATGTCGTGGCAGAGTTTTTAAAAGAGCAACCAAACAAGAAAATTCTTATCATCGGTTATACAGACAATATAGGTTCTGATACTTATAATTTAAAACTTTCGCTTCAGAGAGCACAAAGCGTGGCAGATTACTTAATCTATGTCGAAGGGATAGACAAAAACAGAATCAAAATCGAAGGAAAAGGTAAATCAAACCCAATAGCACCAAACACAACAGAAGAAGGAAGGGCAAAGAATAGACGGGTTGAGATAGTGATACTTGATTGA
- a CDS encoding secondary thiamine-phosphate synthase enzyme YjbQ: MIRKSIRTSTRKEAIEITSMVEEEIKGIKNGIAIIYVPHTTAGVIINEAFDPAVAEDILNELSRLIPYSDKYKHLEGNADAHIQATLTGSSVMIPIESGRLLLGRWQGVFFMEFDGPRNREFYIKVIKE, translated from the coding sequence ATGATAAGAAAAAGCATAAGAACAAGCACAAGAAAGGAAGCTATAGAGATAACAAGCATGGTTGAAGAAGAGATTAAAGGCATCAAGAACGGTATAGCTATAATCTATGTTCCGCACACAACGGCAGGTGTTATAATAAACGAAGCGTTTGACCCTGCTGTTGCAGAAGACATACTAAACGAGCTCTCTCGATTAATTCCATACTCCGACAAATACAAACATTTAGAAGGCAATGCCGATGCACACATTCAGGCAACATTAACGGGAAGCAGCGTGATGATACCTATCGAGAGTGGAAGGCTTCTTCTTGGCAGATGGCAAGGAGTATTCTTCATGGAGTTTGATGGGCCAAGAAACAGAGAATTCTATATCAAGGTTATAAAGGAGTAA
- the minC gene encoding septum site-determining protein MinC has protein sequence MGKVSIKGKNFLGFEIEIKGSDKENIFKEIESLLAVSSQYMKNSIITLKLDDTNKHLAEELVSFLKDKEIPISAIVSESKKGLDISLPVIELSDLHLVNETSEKEVSTFKGNLRSGQSIKANGDLVIAGNVNSNSYIYATGNIFVLGKLYGVPHAGYGGDNDAIIFAFDLNPPQIRIGDYITRSPEENVLLKKRKNVVPEVAHVEDGAIVITPYDEWINSK, from the coding sequence ATGGGTAAGGTTTCGATTAAAGGAAAAAACTTTTTAGGTTTTGAGATAGAGATTAAAGGCTCAGATAAGGAGAATATATTTAAAGAGATAGAGAGCCTTCTTGCCGTTTCAAGCCAATACATGAAAAACTCGATAATAACGCTTAAGCTTGACGATACGAACAAACATTTGGCTGAAGAGCTTGTCTCTTTTTTGAAGGATAAAGAGATTCCTATAAGCGCTATTGTTTCAGAAAGCAAAAAGGGTTTAGATATAAGCCTGCCGGTTATAGAGCTTTCTGATTTGCATCTTGTAAATGAGACCAGCGAAAAGGAAGTGTCAACATTCAAAGGTAATCTAAGAAGTGGCCAGTCGATAAAGGCAAACGGCGATTTGGTTATAGCTGGTAATGTTAATTCGAACTCTTATATCTATGCAACGGGTAATATCTTTGTTTTGGGTAAGCTTTACGGTGTGCCACATGCAGGATACGGTGGTGATAACGATGCTATAATCTTTGCGTTTGATTTAAACCCACCGCAGATACGCATTGGTGATTATATAACACGCTCTCCAGAAGAGAATGTGCTCCTTAAAAAAAGGAAGAATGTCGTACCTGAAGTTGCGCATGTTGAAGATGGAGCTATAGTTATAACGCCTTATGATGAGTGGATAAATTCTAAATAG
- a CDS encoding ArnT family glycosyltransferase has protein sequence MFGAFKEHRKSILIIFILGFLFFLGRAFEPFINGDSLNHATIAKHIVQSNDWLNLYLNGYPYLKKPPFYFWLIALSFEIFGVSAFAARIPIALFGIFDAILVYLLALELFKNRNTSLLASLFFIVNFHVIRLTSIVRMESVITFFILLNLYLLLKKRYILSGVALGLGILTKGPIAFFGIVSFILYKLFVKEYEFVSGKFFLGLFIAAVVGGWWYVYKLLTDPYFFDVFINKQILHRITGELSEGTVRSQLFYFKRLLSRFLPGLPFFLIGLFLTFKDKLFKKDRLWILVLVYLVVVFIAIDIPKEKFTRYLYYLYPMASLFAAYSVVRLNIEKYVFVGFIVITFGFLAAVMFYPKSFHHPPKEAKACFKICDELKRINGSAIFKGLNQLEMSYLNFSCIRSMMSKPSVVIEKKGNDCVIERLSP, from the coding sequence ATGTTTGGAGCATTTAAAGAGCATAGAAAGTCTATTCTTATTATATTCATTTTGGGTTTTCTGTTTTTTCTCGGAAGGGCTTTTGAGCCTTTTATTAATGGAGACTCTTTAAATCATGCAACTATAGCAAAACATATCGTTCAAAGTAATGATTGGCTGAACCTTTACCTAAATGGTTATCCTTACTTGAAAAAGCCACCATTTTATTTCTGGTTGATAGCTCTATCTTTTGAAATTTTTGGGGTTTCGGCTTTTGCAGCTCGGATTCCTATTGCTCTTTTTGGTATTTTTGATGCTATCCTTGTTTATCTGCTGGCTTTAGAGTTGTTTAAAAATAGAAATACAAGTTTGCTGGCTTCCCTATTTTTTATAGTTAATTTTCATGTGATAAGGCTTACAAGCATAGTAAGAATGGAAAGCGTAATAACATTTTTTATTCTTTTAAATCTCTATCTGCTTTTAAAAAAGAGATATATACTCTCTGGTGTTGCCCTTGGATTGGGTATATTGACAAAAGGGCCTATAGCGTTTTTTGGTATTGTGTCTTTTATTTTGTATAAACTTTTTGTAAAGGAATATGAGTTTGTTTCTGGAAAGTTTTTCTTAGGTCTGTTTATTGCTGCAGTGGTAGGCGGTTGGTGGTATGTTTATAAACTTTTAACTGACCCTTATTTCTTTGATGTTTTTATAAATAAACAGATACTCCATAGAATAACAGGCGAGCTTTCCGAAGGCACTGTTAGAAGTCAGCTGTTTTACTTTAAAAGATTGCTTTCACGCTTTTTGCCTGGATTACCCTTCTTTCTTATTGGGTTGTTTCTTACCTTCAAAGATAAGTTGTTTAAAAAAGACAGATTATGGATACTTGTTCTTGTTTATCTTGTTGTTGTTTTTATTGCAATAGATATCCCTAAGGAGAAGTTTACACGCTATCTTTACTATCTTTATCCAATGGCGTCTCTTTTTGCTGCATATTCGGTTGTCAGATTGAATATAGAGAAGTATGTTTTTGTTGGTTTTATTGTTATAACTTTTGGTTTTTTGGCTGCTGTGATGTTTTATCCCAAATCGTTTCATCATCCGCCCAAGGAAGCCAAAGCCTGTTTTAAAATATGTGATGAGTTAAAACGGATAAACGGCTCAGCCATATTTAAAGGATTGAATCAGTTAGAGATGAGTTATTTGAACTTCTCATGCATCCGCAGTATGATGTCGAAACCTTCCGTTGTTATAGAAAAAAAGGGCAATGATTGTGTAATAGAAAGATTAAGCCCTTAA
- a CDS encoding TolC family protein, which yields MKKVAIFLIIFLILFKQQSLSKTLTLNQVVKRAISNNYLIKIQKENLEAARYSYLSSVSDMFPKIDFSYNYTHLKDKPYTVSMGRKTIIGDRNKVEWFLRLSQPIFTGFALSTAKEIAKLGIDLNKIYEKEAILDVALDAKIAYFNILLLEKRLMVAQETVKQLKAHLTDAKQFYKEQIIPLNDLLKSKVALADAIQNQTKAQNALKLAKSRLNTILTNSIDSDFSVEDIKNIEIGKIPNIEKLYQKALSNRPLIAALKIQIQQAKLNTKLAASSYYPHISVFGEYQQKGRDVLASKNNFGNQHNAMIGIQINWQIFDSFKTHYDIESAEHKVFALNQRLNEAKQQVKLSVKQAYLDLQTAIENIKTAKVALKEAKENYRITDIRYKNQLATSTDVLDARTYLTQAEMNYYTALYGYYIAKAKLRRALGEY from the coding sequence ATGAAAAAAGTCGCTATTTTTCTGATTATTTTCCTTATTCTTTTTAAACAACAATCACTATCAAAAACCTTAACACTCAATCAAGTTGTCAAAAGGGCCATAAGCAATAACTATCTGATAAAGATACAAAAAGAGAATTTAGAAGCTGCTCGATACAGCTATCTATCTTCTGTTTCAGACATGTTCCCAAAAATAGACTTCTCTTACAATTACACTCATCTTAAAGATAAGCCCTACACAGTATCAATGGGAAGAAAAACCATTATTGGAGATAGAAATAAAGTTGAGTGGTTTTTAAGGCTATCCCAACCCATATTCACAGGATTTGCCCTATCAACGGCGAAAGAGATAGCAAAATTAGGTATAGATTTAAATAAGATTTACGAAAAAGAAGCTATACTGGATGTTGCCTTAGATGCAAAGATAGCATATTTCAATATATTGCTTTTAGAAAAAAGACTCATGGTTGCCCAAGAAACCGTAAAACAACTCAAAGCACACCTAACTGATGCTAAACAGTTTTACAAAGAGCAGATAATACCGCTAAACGACCTTCTAAAGTCAAAGGTTGCATTGGCAGATGCCATACAAAACCAGACAAAAGCCCAAAACGCACTAAAGTTGGCAAAATCAAGGCTAAACACAATATTAACAAACAGCATAGATTCCGATTTTTCAGTTGAAGACATCAAAAATATCGAGATAGGAAAAATACCAAACATAGAGAAACTCTATCAAAAAGCCTTATCAAATAGACCACTAATTGCTGCATTAAAGATTCAAATTCAACAGGCAAAGCTAAATACAAAGCTTGCAGCAAGCAGTTACTATCCACACATAAGCGTTTTTGGAGAGTATCAGCAAAAAGGAAGGGATGTACTTGCAAGTAAAAACAATTTTGGCAATCAGCACAACGCAATGATTGGCATTCAGATAAACTGGCAGATTTTTGACTCATTCAAAACACACTACGATATAGAGTCAGCAGAACACAAAGTATTTGCATTAAACCAACGACTAAACGAAGCAAAACAGCAGGTAAAATTAAGCGTAAAACAGGCGTATTTAGACCTTCAAACAGCAATAGAGAATATAAAAACAGCAAAGGTTGCTTTAAAAGAAGCAAAGGAAAATTACAGAATCACAGACATCAGATATAAAAATCAATTAGCAACTTCAACTGATGTGTTAGATGCAAGAACCTATCTAACACAGGCAGAAATGAACTATTACACTGCCTTGTACGGATATTACATCGCTAAAGCTAAACTCAGAAGGGCTTTAGGAGAATACTAA
- a CDS encoding putative toxin-antitoxin system toxin component, PIN family, whose product MRVVIDTNVIVSGLLNPNGKPAVVINLLLLKKIKVLYDNRILKEYETVLCRDKFGFSREIVIPLIDFIKAEGEFVITEPIKTTIPDESDKKFLEVAISGKADYLITGNIRDYPAIEFIVTPGEFLKKRDEHEKI is encoded by the coding sequence ATGAGAGTTGTTATAGATACCAATGTCATAGTTTCTGGACTTCTTAATCCCAACGGTAAACCAGCAGTTGTGATTAATCTTCTCCTTTTGAAGAAAATAAAAGTTCTTTATGACAATAGAATCCTTAAAGAGTATGAGACAGTTCTTTGTAGAGATAAATTCGGATTTAGTAGGGAGATTGTGATTCCACTTATTGATTTTATCAAAGCAGAAGGAGAGTTTGTCATTACAGAGCCAATAAAAACGACGATTCCTGACGAATCAGATAAAAAGTTTCTTGAAGTTGCTATATCAGGCAAAGCTGATTATCTAATAACAGGCAATATTAGAGATTATCCTGCTATAGAGTTTATAGTGACGCCAGGGGAATTTTTGAAGAAAAGAGATGAACATGAGAAAATTTAA
- a CDS encoding DMT family transporter: MSYYALFLVIFSALMHATYNFTFKKSKIKTIYLWSMFSVSIVIMTILATFRKGFISTDTKTIGLASAAAVFFSLYQIYTGKAYALAKGDLSMVYPLSITAPLYIPFLAYFLIGERIGIRVFIGIVLALLGTYTIQLNTQLSNFRFKKLSLKEKHIPYALFAGFIYSFGSIIDKIGVGKDKFFIYTYWVVIFMFIYMTVNILKNAELKEKIFYCYRNSLPAVIAGGVILTLSFLSYRYAMEMAKISAVAGVRQISSLFGVLMGIFILKEPYGKLRFIASLLIVIGVILIKMG, encoded by the coding sequence TTGAGCTATTACGCTCTATTTCTTGTTATATTTTCAGCCTTAATGCATGCAACATACAATTTCACATTTAAGAAAAGCAAGATAAAAACCATATATCTGTGGAGCATGTTCTCTGTATCAATCGTAATTATGACAATACTCGCCACTTTTAGAAAAGGCTTCATATCGACAGATACAAAAACAATTGGACTTGCTTCTGCTGCGGCTGTTTTCTTTAGCCTTTATCAAATATACACAGGCAAAGCTTACGCTTTAGCAAAAGGCGATTTATCTATGGTTTATCCATTAAGTATAACAGCACCACTCTATATACCATTTCTGGCATATTTTCTAATTGGTGAAAGAATAGGCATAAGAGTGTTCATAGGCATAGTTTTAGCCCTACTTGGAACATACACAATTCAGTTAAATACACAACTCTCAAACTTCAGGTTTAAGAAGCTCTCACTAAAAGAGAAACATATACCCTATGCACTATTTGCAGGTTTTATCTACTCGTTTGGCTCAATAATAGACAAAATAGGCGTCGGAAAAGACAAATTTTTTATTTATACCTACTGGGTTGTTATATTCATGTTTATATATATGACAGTAAATATATTAAAGAATGCAGAGTTAAAAGAGAAAATCTTTTACTGCTATAGAAACTCTTTACCTGCAGTTATAGCCGGTGGCGTTATACTTACACTCTCTTTTCTCTCCTACAGATACGCAATGGAGATGGCAAAAATCAGCGCTGTTGCAGGAGTAAGGCAGATAAGCTCACTGTTCGGTGTGCTAATGGGAATATTTATACTGAAAGAACCTTACGGTAAACTAAGATTTATAGCAAGCTTGCTTATAGTCATAGGTGTTATTTTGATAAAAATGGGATAA
- a CDS encoding cofactor-independent phosphoglycerate mutase, giving the protein MKYLILLGDGMADWPIDELNGKTPLEYADTKNMDIIASGIKGMVKTVPEGMHPGSDVANMSVLGYDPKMYYTGRAPLEAISQDIEMKDSDVAYRCNFVNIENGIMKDFSADHIPTDKAKQLIELLNKKINEEGIEFFAGVSYRNLMIWRDGIEDKKTTPPHDISDKPIDDYLPNGAAKEKLREIMRKAGEVLKDNTIHKEANAIWLWGEGKKPSMPLFKDKFNKDGCMISAVDLMVGLGKLTGLFVPQIEGLTGFLDTNFEGKINAAFEFLKDGSDFVYLHVEATDETGHMGDVNKKIEAIELFDKKIVGEAIKMADEFEDGLKIAVLPDHPTPIKIKTHTDEPVPFAVWHSKMPKKSDSYNENSCKNGVFIEKGDMFISKMLFGD; this is encoded by the coding sequence ATGAAATATTTGATTTTGCTTGGCGATGGTATGGCAGATTGGCCAATTGATGAGCTAAACGGTAAGACACCGCTTGAATATGCAGACACAAAGAATATGGACATAATCGCATCAGGCATAAAGGGTATGGTTAAAACCGTGCCAGAAGGCATGCATCCTGGAAGTGATGTTGCAAATATGAGTGTTTTGGGCTATGACCCAAAGATGTATTACACAGGCAGGGCACCACTTGAAGCAATCAGTCAGGATATAGAGATGAAGGATAGCGATGTTGCATACAGGTGCAACTTTGTAAACATAGAAAACGGCATAATGAAGGACTTTTCTGCAGACCATATTCCAACAGATAAAGCAAAGCAACTAATAGAACTTTTAAACAAAAAGATAAATGAAGAAGGAATAGAGTTCTTTGCAGGCGTAAGCTATAGAAACTTAATGATTTGGAGAGATGGCATAGAAGACAAAAAAACAACACCGCCACACGATATATCAGACAAACCGATAGATGATTATCTGCCAAATGGCGCAGCAAAAGAGAAACTAAGGGAGATAATGAGAAAAGCAGGTGAAGTTTTAAAAGATAATACCATTCACAAAGAAGCAAATGCCATCTGGCTGTGGGGGGAAGGCAAAAAACCATCAATGCCACTATTTAAGGATAAGTTCAACAAAGATGGTTGCATGATAAGTGCTGTTGACCTTATGGTAGGATTGGGTAAATTAACAGGGCTTTTTGTCCCGCAGATTGAAGGACTTACAGGCTTTTTGGATACAAACTTCGAAGGCAAAATAAATGCGGCGTTTGAGTTTTTGAAAGACGGCAGCGATTTTGTATATCTTCATGTGGAAGCAACAGATGAAACAGGACACATGGGCGATGTAAACAAAAAAATAGAAGCAATAGAGCTGTTTGACAAAAAGATAGTGGGTGAAGCAATAAAAATGGCAGATGAGTTTGAAGACGGATTAAAGATTGCAGTCCTGCCAGACCATCCGACACCGATAAAGATAAAAACCCACACAGACGAACCTGTGCCTTTTGCTGTGTGGCATTCAAAAATGCCAAAAAAATCCGATAGTTATAATGAGAACTCCTGCAAAAATGGAGTTTTCATAGAGAAGGGAGACATGTTTATATCTAAAATGTTGTTTGGAGATTAG
- a CDS encoding Panacea domain-containing protein, which yields MSLSKKEEVVRYILERTGNIPKTKLVKLLFLADRKFSKENEGNSNITGFRYIRYFYGPYTSEIEDVIGSLSIKGLIRYFRHITLSGNEAYLIGKSDKEVSFKHLNEDEKKALDEIVENFGNKSLSEILDEVYSFDEVEKAGFGEEITI from the coding sequence ATGAGTTTAAGTAAAAAAGAAGAGGTTGTGAGATATATACTTGAGAGAACTGGCAATATACCTAAGACTAAGTTGGTAAAGTTGCTTTTTCTTGCAGACAGAAAGTTCTCAAAAGAAAACGAAGGTAACTCAAATATCACGGGTTTTCGTTATATAAGATATTTTTATGGTCCATACACCTCAGAAATAGAGGATGTTATTGGGTCTTTAAGTATAAAAGGCTTGATTAGATATTTTAGACACATAACTCTTTCTGGAAATGAGGCATATCTCATAGGTAAATCTGATAAAGAAGTTAGCTTTAAACATCTGAATGAGGATGAGAAAAAAGCTCTTGACGAAATAGTTGAGAACTTTGGAAATAAAAGTCTATCTGAAATACTCGATGAAGTGTATAGCTTTGACGAGGTAGAAAAGGCAGGATTTGGAGAGGAAATAACAATTTAA
- the coaE gene encoding dephospho-CoA kinase (Dephospho-CoA kinase (CoaE) performs the final step in coenzyme A biosynthesis.) produces the protein MKFIGLTGSIATGKSTVAKIFEEFGCYVIDADKLVHKIYEKGEEGYKRVVEAFGNAILYENRNIDRKKLAEIVLKDKEQLKKLESIVHPIVERKRNEILSKIAKSKKDAIVIYDVPLLFEKDMQSMFDCVIVVWTDRETQIKRLMKRNNLSKEEAEKRINLQMSIDKKRELADIVIDNSKDLDYTKKQVLSIIQDIKQNKLCT, from the coding sequence ATGAAGTTTATAGGGCTTACTGGCTCAATAGCAACAGGCAAAAGCACAGTGGCAAAGATATTTGAAGAGTTTGGCTGTTATGTCATAGATGCAGATAAGCTGGTTCATAAGATTTATGAAAAGGGCGAAGAAGGATACAAAAGGGTTGTTGAAGCTTTTGGAAATGCGATTTTATATGAGAATAGAAACATAGATAGAAAGAAATTGGCAGAGATAGTTCTAAAAGATAAAGAACAACTTAAAAAGCTTGAGTCGATAGTTCATCCTATAGTTGAAAGAAAAAGAAACGAAATCTTAAGTAAAATAGCAAAAAGCAAAAAAGATGCAATTGTCATATACGATGTTCCGCTTCTGTTTGAGAAGGATATGCAGAGCATGTTTGATTGCGTAATTGTCGTATGGACAGACAGAGAGACGCAGATTAAACGACTAATGAAGAGAAACAATTTATCAAAAGAAGAAGCAGAAAAGAGAATAAATCTTCAGATGTCAATAGATAAAAAAAGAGAGCTGGCAGATATAGTGATAGACAATTCAAAGGATTTGGACTACACAAAAAAGCAGGTTTTATCTATAATCCAAGATATAAAACAGAATAAGTTATGCACATAA
- a CDS encoding endonuclease III domain-containing protein — translation MENRIEKIYRKLFDFYGQQHWWPAQTKEEIIIGAILTQNTAWKNVEKAIQNLKATDSCNLNAIFYMDIERLKDAIKPAGFFNQKSIYLKNISRFFKEEGGIERLFSFSTEELRKKLLSVKGIGKETADSILLYAFERPIFVIDAYTKRLAERHKLSKKLDYDCLQKLFMDNLPKDYKLFNEYHALIVKNAKEFCRKKPDCENCPLRELL, via the coding sequence ATGGAAAATAGAATAGAGAAAATTTATCGCAAACTATTTGACTTTTATGGGCAGCAACATTGGTGGCCTGCCCAGACAAAAGAAGAGATAATAATAGGAGCCATTCTCACTCAAAACACTGCATGGAAAAATGTTGAAAAAGCCATACAAAATCTAAAAGCAACAGACTCATGCAATCTAAATGCCATCTTCTATATGGACATAGAAAGATTAAAAGATGCAATCAAACCTGCTGGCTTTTTTAATCAGAAAAGCATTTATCTTAAAAACATAAGCCGCTTTTTTAAAGAAGAAGGCGGAATCGAGAGACTCTTTAGCTTTTCAACCGAAGAGTTGCGTAAAAAACTGCTCAGTGTTAAGGGTATTGGTAAAGAGACGGCAGACTCAATCCTGCTTTATGCATTTGAAAGGCCAATATTTGTAATAGACGCATACACAAAAAGATTGGCAGAAAGACATAAACTATCAAAAAAGCTGGATTATGACTGTTTACAGAAACTATTTATGGACAACCTTCCAAAGGATTATAAGCTATTCAACGAGTATCATGCTCTAATCGTAAAGAATGCAAAAGAGTTTTGCAGAAAGAAACCAGATTGCGAAAATTGTCCACTTAGGGAACTGTTATGA
- a CDS encoding Fic family protein — MDLEHFKAGEYKKINDYEYFLPSPINRVFYWKDPTINELLEKASFELGELNSFANLVPDVDMFIKMLVYKEAVVSSKIEGTQTNMEEALSDEKDIEPDRRDDWREVNNYVKAMNYAIDRLKTLPISARLIKEIHKILLSSVRGENKSPGEFRKSQNWIGGATIHDAVFIPPVHTEIPKLISDLENFLNNGELGLPHLIKIAIAHYQFETIHPFLDGNGRVGRLLITLYLVANGILEKPLLYLSAFFERNRLLYYQNLDSVRKNNNLAGWVKFFLEGVVETSSESITTLKEIIALKNRIEKEKILSMGKRAKNGLKLLQHLFSQPVITSKDVQEALGLSPKAASDIIKSFMDLGILKEITGYRRNRVFVFREYLKAFSK; from the coding sequence ATAGATTTAGAACACTTTAAGGCTGGAGAATACAAGAAAATCAATGATTATGAATACTTTTTACCTTCACCGATAAACAGAGTTTTTTATTGGAAAGACCCAACAATAAACGAGTTGTTAGAGAAAGCCTCTTTTGAGTTAGGTGAGTTAAATTCTTTTGCCAACCTTGTCCCAGATGTAGATATGTTCATAAAGATGCTTGTCTATAAGGAAGCTGTTGTATCAAGCAAGATAGAAGGAACGCAAACTAACATGGAAGAAGCTTTAAGTGATGAGAAAGATATAGAACCAGATAGACGAGACGATTGGAGAGAAGTAAATAACTATGTAAAAGCCATGAATTATGCTATAGACAGACTAAAAACACTTCCCATATCTGCAAGGCTAATAAAAGAGATTCACAAAATACTTCTCTCTTCTGTCAGAGGAGAGAATAAATCTCCAGGGGAATTTAGAAAATCCCAAAACTGGATAGGTGGAGCTACCATACACGATGCAGTGTTTATTCCACCTGTTCATACTGAGATACCAAAGCTCATCTCAGACCTTGAGAATTTTCTCAATAACGGTGAGTTAGGACTGCCACATTTGATAAAAATAGCTATAGCTCACTATCAGTTTGAAACCATACACCCGTTTTTAGACGGCAATGGAAGAGTTGGAAGACTCCTCATAACTCTTTACCTTGTTGCTAATGGCATTTTGGAAAAGCCTCTGCTTTATCTGTCTGCCTTTTTTGAAAGAAATCGTCTGCTTTACTATCAAAATTTAGACTCTGTAAGAAAAAACAATAATTTAGCAGGGTGGGTTAAGTTCTTTCTTGAGGGGGTTGTTGAGACTTCCAGTGAATCTATTACAACTCTGAAAGAGATAATAGCTTTGAAGAACAGAATAGAGAAAGAAAAGATACTCTCAATGGGTAAGAGAGCAAAAAACGGGTTAAAATTACTTCAGCACCTTTTCTCTCAGCCTGTAATTACATCAAAAGATGTTCAAGAGGCTTTAGGTTTATCTCCTAAAGCAGCAAGCGACATCATAAAGTCCTTTATGGATTTAGGAATACTAAAAGAGATTACAGGTTACAGAAGAAACAGGGTTTTTGTTTTTAGGGAATACTTAAAAGCTTTTTCTAAATAA